The Nymphalis io chromosome 14, ilAglIoxx1.1, whole genome shotgun sequence genome has a segment encoding these proteins:
- the LOC126773426 gene encoding uncharacterized protein LOC126773426 isoform X1, with protein sequence MIYSRPWINLLLLIAIKMVLCGAVAGAGDVMGNASRVRRTPQPHHAHRVLTDEELDSTAAWKRSHWREMQSILRKEGSQRDVVECCPSVLEMVAKKGGRTPTGLYVELYEDGENKQRLYELSCAPEVVDKPCRFVDARLYNQSRCVQKYSYSYALVRYSAATEMPQRHRPEGHFSVPGSGGWSMDYVIVRAGCECQITPPKRKSAHRKRLERHRQRKRNRRLEEDDDT encoded by the exons ATGATTTATTCAAGACCCTGGATAAATTTACTTTTGCTCATAGCAATTAAAAtg GTGCTGTGTGGGGCAGTGGCGGGCGCAGGCGACGTGATGGGAAACGCGAGCCGCGTGCGCCGCACACCCCAACCGCACCACGCGCACCGCGTGCT AACGGACGAAGAGTTAGACTCGACGGCAGCGTGGAAGCGGTCGCACTGGCGCGAGATGCAATCGATACTGCGGAAGGAAGGCTCCCAAAGGGACGTTGTCGAGTGCTGTCCCTCTGTACTCGAAATGGTCGCCAAGAAAGGCGGCCGAACACCGACCGGCCTTTACGTGGAACTATACGAGGACGGTGAGAACAAGCAGCGGCTCTATGAGCTCTCCTGCGCCCCGGAGGTCGTCGACAAACCCTGTCGTTTCGTCGACGCTCGCCTCTACAACCAATCGAGGTGCGTCCAGAAGTATTCGTATTCCTACGCGCTGGTTCGGTATTCCGCAGCCACGGAGATGCCACAGCGGCATCGGCCCGAAGGACATTTCTCTGTGCCCGGGTCGGGTGGGTGGTCTATGGACTATGTTATTGTGCGTGCGGGTTGTGAGTGTCAAATAACGCCGCCGAAACGTAAGAGTGCACATCGGAAGCGTCTCGAGAGGCACAGGCAGAGGAAGAGGAACAGGCGGTTAGAGGAGGACGACGATACTTGA
- the LOC126773426 gene encoding uncharacterized protein LOC126773426 isoform X2: MLMASALPTLLAVLCGAVAGAGDVMGNASRVRRTPQPHHAHRVLTDEELDSTAAWKRSHWREMQSILRKEGSQRDVVECCPSVLEMVAKKGGRTPTGLYVELYEDGENKQRLYELSCAPEVVDKPCRFVDARLYNQSRCVQKYSYSYALVRYSAATEMPQRHRPEGHFSVPGSGGWSMDYVIVRAGCECQITPPKRKSAHRKRLERHRQRKRNRRLEEDDDT; encoded by the exons ATGCTTATGGCAAGCGCCCTGCCCACTTTGCTCGCG GTGCTGTGTGGGGCAGTGGCGGGCGCAGGCGACGTGATGGGAAACGCGAGCCGCGTGCGCCGCACACCCCAACCGCACCACGCGCACCGCGTGCT AACGGACGAAGAGTTAGACTCGACGGCAGCGTGGAAGCGGTCGCACTGGCGCGAGATGCAATCGATACTGCGGAAGGAAGGCTCCCAAAGGGACGTTGTCGAGTGCTGTCCCTCTGTACTCGAAATGGTCGCCAAGAAAGGCGGCCGAACACCGACCGGCCTTTACGTGGAACTATACGAGGACGGTGAGAACAAGCAGCGGCTCTATGAGCTCTCCTGCGCCCCGGAGGTCGTCGACAAACCCTGTCGTTTCGTCGACGCTCGCCTCTACAACCAATCGAGGTGCGTCCAGAAGTATTCGTATTCCTACGCGCTGGTTCGGTATTCCGCAGCCACGGAGATGCCACAGCGGCATCGGCCCGAAGGACATTTCTCTGTGCCCGGGTCGGGTGGGTGGTCTATGGACTATGTTATTGTGCGTGCGGGTTGTGAGTGTCAAATAACGCCGCCGAAACGTAAGAGTGCACATCGGAAGCGTCTCGAGAGGCACAGGCAGAGGAAGAGGAACAGGCGGTTAGAGGAGGACGACGATACTTGA